A genome region from Anastrepha ludens isolate Willacy chromosome 3, idAnaLude1.1, whole genome shotgun sequence includes the following:
- the LOC128858297 gene encoding cytochrome P450 18a1: MFAGSYFIKLITRQCTSNDVQHLMFVFLAVLVVICFLQRLLDAYFELRKLPPGPWGFPVIGYLFFMGNEKHTRFMELAKQYGSLFSTRLGNQLTVVMSDYKMIRECFRREEFTGRPDTPFMQTLNGFGIINSTGNLWKDQRRFLHEKLRQFGMTYMGNGKHVMEKRIMNEVHEYIHNLRVSEGQPMDMAPAISVAVSNVICNIMMSVRFSIDDPKFRRFNFLIEEGMRLFGEIHTVDYIPTVQYFPSILTAKTKIAKNREEMQQFYRDVIDEHKKTYDPANIRDLVDFYLAEIEKAKDEGRDEELFDGKDHEEQIVQVIIDLFSAGMETIKTTLLWINVFMLRNPEAMRRVQEELDQVVGRHRLPSIEDLQFLPVTESTILESMRRSSIVPLATTHSPTRDVEVNGYKIPAGSHVIPLINSVHMDPNLWEKPEEFNPRRFLDSESKVRKPEYFIPFGVGRRMCLGDVLARMELFLFFSSFMHCFHITLPEGQPLPSLKGNVGATITPEAFKVCLTPRPLTLNTHTVEPHHMRNVGSN; this comes from the exons ATGTTTGCAGgatcatattttataaaattgataacGCGACAATGCACAAGCAATGATGTGCAGCATCTGATGTTCGTCTTTCTTGCGGTACTTGTGGTGATTTGCTTTCTGCAAAGGCTGCTAGATGCCTATTTTGAGCTACGCAAGTTACCGCCGGGTCCGTGGGGTTTCCCCGTTATTGGCTATCTCTTCTTCATGGGCAATGAGAAGCATACACGCTTCATGGAGTTGGCCAAGCAATATGGTTCGCTGTTCTCAACGCGACTGGGCAATCAATTAACCGTAGTGATGAGTGATTATAAAATGATACGTGAATGTTTTAGGCGTGAGGAGTTCACCGGCAGACCGGATACGCCGTTCATGCAAACACTTAACGGATTTG GCATTATTAATAGTACTGGCAATTTATGGAAGGATCAGCGTcgttttttgcatgaaaaactTCGTCAATTCGGCATGACCTATATGGGCAATGGAAAACATGTAATGGAGAAGCGTATAATG AACGAAGTACACGAATACATTCACAATTTACGCGTATCTGAAGGTCAACCCATGGACATGGCGCCCGCTATTAGTGTAGCCGTCAGCAATGTCATCTGCAATATTATGATGTCCGTACGTTTCTCTATTGATGACCCCAAATTCCGTCGTTTCAATTTCCTCATCGAAGAGGGAATGCGTTTGTTTGGTGAAATACACACTGTCGACTATATACCCACCGTACAGTATTTCCCCTCGATTTTGACTGCCAAAACGAAAATCGCTAAGAATCGCGAGGAGATGCAACAATTCTATCGTGATGTTATCGATGAACACAAAAAGACTTACGATCCTGCGAATATACGCGACTTAGTTGATTTCTATTTGGCTGAAATCGAGAAGGCAAAAGACGAGGGTCGTGATGAGGAGCTTTTCGATGGCAAAGATCATG AGGAACAAATCGTACAAGTCATAATAGATCTCTTCTCCGCGGGCATGGAAACGATCAAAACCACTCTCCTCTGGATTAATGTATTCATGCTGCGCAATCCTGAAGCGATGAGACGCGTACAAGAGGAGCTCGATCAAGTTGTCGGTCGTCATCGTCTGCCGTCCATTGaggatttacaatttttaccaGTGACTGAATCGACAATTTTGGAATCGATGCGCCGGTCATCGATTGTACCACTAGCGACCACTCACTCGCCAACAAG AGATGTCGAAGTGAATGGTTACAAAATCCCCGCCGGCTCACATGTCATCCCACTTATCAACAGCGTGCATATGGATCCCAACCTCTGGGAGAAGCCTGAAGAATTCAATCCACGTCGCTTTCTCGACTCCGAGAGTAAAGTGCGCAAACCCGAATACTTCATACCCTTCGGTGTGGGTCGTCGCATGTGTCTTGGCGATGTGCTGGCGCGCATGgagctcttcctcttcttctcctCATTTATGCACTGTTTCCATATAACGCTACCCGAAGGTCAACCATTGCCCAGCTTGAAAGGTAATGTGGGTGCCACCATTACACCGGAGGCATTCAAGGTATGTCTGACGCCGCGACCACTTACCCTGAACACACACACTGTGGAGCCACATCATATGCGCAATGTAGGCTCAAATTAA
- the LOC128858298 gene encoding cytochrome P450 306a1, giving the protein MLTYFPEFLGFLLLLVIISEVRRAWRARKYPPGPWGLPILGYLPFLNKREPYKTLTELAKRYGPIYSLRLGNVNAVVLADAKSVREFLKCEEFTARAPLYVTHGIMGGFGLICSEGALWRNQRKHIIDWLKDLGMTKKQCNARKSMEWRIKIGVAECLKSFSSDSKKPLPFDPHPVLQHTLGNIINDLVFGVKYARDDVTWKYLQQLQEKGLKLIGVSGAVNFLPWLRFLPWNLRSIRFLLEGKARTHEIYNKLIEKREKSWEYRKSVTEESFNILDHYIDERMRRELSDNAAERLSTDEYYTQAQLLHLLADMFGAGLDTSLATLRWFLIYMCKYQVLQEELRAELEDIHDSDFDLDHLEQCDLLRAYISETQRIRSVVPLGIPHGAIKDFSIDGHLIPKNCMIIPLQWSLHMSRLTWPEPELYWPGRFLDEDNHYRTLPDFMPFQSGKRMCPGEELARMILYLFAGHIIRNFHVKLAPEFEGMSLRGESGITLAPLHYEITAKPMRNMKDMLASDDMGMYKDVPVKTDIKSNTI; this is encoded by the exons TTTCCAGAGTTCTTGGGCTTCCTGTTGCTATTAGTCATCATAAGCGAAGTACGTCGCGCGTGGCGAGCGCGAAAGTACCCGCCCGGACCTTGGGGTTTACCCATACTTGGCTATTTACCTTTTCTCAATAAGCGTGAACCGTACAAGACTCTGACAGAATTAGCGAAAAGATATGGACCAATCTATTCGCTGCGGCTGGGTAATGTGAATGCAGTGGTGTTGGCGGATGCGAAGTCGGTGCGTGAATTTCTGAAATGTGAGGAATTCACCGCGCGCGCGCCACTCTATGTAACACACGGCATAATGGGCGGTTTTG GTCTGATCTGCTCTGAAGGAGCGCTGTGGCGCAATCAACGTAAGCACATCATTGACTGGCTGAAAGACTTGGGGATGACAAAAAAGCAATGCAATGCGCGTAAATCAATGGAGTGGAGAATAAAAATTGGCGTTGCGGAATGTCTGAAG TCCTTTAGCAGTGATTCCAAAAAGCCTTTGCCTTTCGATCCACATCCCGTGCTACAGCATACACTGGGCAACATCATCAACGATTTGGTGTTTGGCGTGAAGTATGCACGGGATGACGTCACCTGGAAATATTTGCAGCAGCTGCAGGAGAAGGGACTGAAGTTGATTGGTGTCTCAGGTGCAGTGAATTTCTTGCCTTGGTTGAG ATTCTTGCCTTGGAATTTACGCTCCATACGCTTTCTACTCGAGGGCAAAGCCCGTACGCATGAAATTTACAATAAACTCATTGAGAAACGTGAAAAGTCTTGGGAATATCGTAAGTCTGTCACCGAAGAGAGTTTTAATATATTAGACCATTACATTGATGAACGTATGCGACGCGAGTTGTCTGATAATGCTGCAGAGCGTCTCTCAACCGATGAGTATTATACACAAGCTCAACTGCTGCATCTGCTGGCCGATATGTTTGGCGCTGGGCTAGACACATCGCTGGCAACACTGCGCTGGTTTTTGATCTACATGTGCAAGTATCAAGTGTTGCAGGAGGAGTTAAGAGCG gAACTCGAGGACATACACGATAGCGATTTCGATTTGGATCACCTGGAACAGTGTGACTTATTACGCGCATACATATCGGAAACTCAGCGCATACGCTCCGTTGTGCCATTAGGTATACCGCATGGCGCCATAAAGGACTTCAGTATTGATGGTCATTTGATACCGAAAAATTGCATGATTATACCTCTTCAGTGGTCGCTACATATGAGTCGACTGACATGGCCTGAACCAGAACTTTATTGGCCTGGCAGGTTTTTGGATGAAGATAATCACTATCGCACTCTACCAGATTTTATGCCATTCCAGTCAG GAAAGCGCATGTGCCCCGGCGAGGAACTTGCACGCATGATTCTTTACCTATTTGCCGGCCATATAATACGCAACTTCCACGTCAAGCTGGCGCCGGAGTTCGAAGGTATGAGCTTGAGGGGTGAAAGTGGCATAACATTAGCTCCATTGCACTATGAGATCACGGCAAAGCCTATGCGTAATATGAAGGATATGCTGGCTAGTGACGACATGGGAATGTACAAAGATGTGCCGGTGAAAACGGATATTAAATCAAACACAATTTAA